The sequence CGGAAGAAGAAGCTCTTCTCTTCCGGCAACTCGGAGCTCTCAGGTGTGTGTGTCTACAAATATTGCCTTTGTAATGCTCAGAACTAATTAGCAATGTTTAGTGTTCTTTGTTGATTATATGGTTATAGGCAATGCACTTTTTGTTTTCAAGATCTTTGGTTGTAACatgttttggtttttgttttaacaagttcaatcttcttcttgttgtttTTGTACCAGAAGAACCGAAGCAGACAAAGCAGAATGCTCATAACCTCTCAAGTCCTTCTCTCGTGAGTTTTCTCAATACTATTATTACCTTGTTTATGTCAAGTGCCTTTTGTCTTCttcagttttattttgtttatttagtggaatatgatttttttttttaatgcagaATGAGGTTGATAAGAATGGCAAGAACTGGAATTACACCTCAAGAAGTGACTCGAGCTGTTGTGCATCTTCTGTCACCAGTGATGATGGACAAGGGACAAGAGGCCCCCCTAGTGTGGTTGCAAGGCTCATGGGTTTAGAGTCTTTACCGGTACAGGAACCTCGGTTTAATCCTGTTCTTGATCCATTCTTCTTCAGACATTCACTAAACACAAACAAATGTAATGCATATGATAATCTTTGTTATGATGGCCACAACAGACCGGTTGAGAGGTTTCATTCCGAAACTTTCCCTCCCAGGTTAGCTAAACCGATCTCTGCTGCAAACAATAGACTCTTGTCTCCTATCAGGAGCCCTGGGTTTGTCCCATACAGGAACCCAGTTTATGTAATGGAAGCAGCTTCGAGAATGATTGCACCAAGTCCTAGGATGGTTACTAGAACACGGTTTTCTTCGCCATCAGATTCTCCTTCAACATCAGTTCCTATGAGGATTCAAGATTTGAGAGAGAAACTAAAAGCTGCAAAGAAAGTGTCAAGCCGCCGAGTCTCCTCTAATAATACCTTCAACGAGAAGAGAGCATCAACATCAGTCACTACCAAAAGTAGTCATGATGGTTTGAAGAGTAAAGCTAGGTCACCTCATGTATCTGCAGCACAAGCAAAGGCCAGCACAACGCCCTTACGTGTCATTAGAAACTCTCCAAGCCATAAGGAGAAAGCAGAACCTAAAAAGCGCATCGTCAAGAGTGGTCTTCAGCAGAAGAATGAACAGAAACAGAACTGCAAGGACAACCAACGGTTAGTAAACAAGGTTCCAGTGGAGCGTGGATCGATATCAAAGCAGTCCGGTGTGAGAACTGAACCGGCAGGAAAGAATGCTTCTCTATCTTTGTTGCGCAAAAAGACTGTTCCCCGGAGCAAGAAACCACCAAATGGGACGCAAGAGTGTGGAATCAAAAGGGTTGAAAGTGTGATAAAATGTAATATTGCCAGTGATGGTGGCTTGCAGTCAGGCAAAGATGATCTGAAAAAGGAAATGGATGTGATTTCATTCACATTCTCATCTCCGGTTAAAGGTTTATCATCTGATTCACTATCCTCCACTCAAGTAACTGATCAAGACATAGACTCTGCAGCTAGTTTCGATATGTTTGTTGGCGCCAATCCTTTAAATGTTCTGTTGGGGAAAAAGCTCAGAGTGATGACTTCTAAGCTTGAGTCTTCTAGCTGTAGCCTGACCCAAGAAGAGCCTTCATCTTCATCAGAGTATGACAAGTCGACCCAAAATGGTCTGGAAAAAGTTTTATCAGAGAGTGAGTCTGTTTCTGACTGCACCTCATCCTATGACAAACAAAAACTTCAGGTTAGTTCCTTCCTGATGCATTttattatttgtcatatttagAATTCTATATTTTTAGTTAGGCCCGCTGGTTTAAGTACTTCGGCTCTGTTAGTTCGGTTCAACAAATCTTACCGAATTAACTCAAAACAAAGTTCggttcggtatttggttagtttggtttttgaaaatcGTACCGaagtttttaattttggttatatgttggtttggtttagttttgttaaaatttcaaataaatttggTTAATTTCAATTATATCCGGTTAGTCTGGTTTgaaatttggttagtttggttatggttttttgtatggtctggttaatttttattaaagaaaACCGATTGCCAAAGGGAACCGAACACCATATTGTTAAAAACCCTACCAAATCGAAACCAAACTCCTAACCAAAGTAATCGAAAATTTCAGTCGGTTTggcgggtttggtttggttcggttcagttcaAAATCCCAGCCCCAGTTTTAGTATCTTGGCACTGTCTCTGTACGTGTAAATCTTTCTACATTATTCAAGGCTTTCTAACtaattatgtttttgtgtaaTTTCGTTTGTTCcggtaaaaaaaaagatgacgCATGCAGAGGAGCATGAAGTTAGCAGCATTAGCACTGTAACAGAAGCAGATGATCTCAGAAGCTCTTGCAGCAAGGGCTTCTCAGATTGCAGACAAACCGCAGAAAGGCTAGTCTGGGAGGTTGAGTACATATCTGTGATCCTCGGTTCTGACCAACTGATGGTGAAAGAATTCGCTTTGGGAATGGATACTGACATATTACCTGCGAGCCTCTTTAAAGAACTGGAAGGCTGTGGAGAAGAAACAGCAGCCAAGCTCAAGAGGAAGACACTGTTTGATTATGTCAATAAGAGTTTAGCGCTTAAATGCGAGCAGATGTTTAGGGGTAGCTGCAGAGGGCTATTGTGGAGAGAGGGGATTTTGTTTGAACATAGAGATTGGTTAGCAGAAGAACTGAACAGAGAGGTTCAAGGGTTGGGGAAGATGAGGGAGATGATGATGGACGAGCTTGTTGAGAAAGAGATGAGCAGTTTAGAAGGGAGTTGGATTGATTTCGAGAGAGAGACTTATGAAGAAGGTGTTGACATTGAAGGAGGGATAGTATCTAAGTTGGTTGGTGATTTAGTTAATGAGCTTGCCTCAATGTTCAAAGAAAAGCACTGAAGCCAATGAAAAGTGTTGGTTTCTGATTTGTTTTGAGTCTGATCTTCTCTCTGCATTGTAGATGCTTCTAGTCTGTGTTTCATTCATGTGATAGTTTCTCTGACATGAGAATTGAGATAAAGTGGAAAGTAATCAATGTTGAGTAGCAGTCTCCCTCAATGTAGTTCAGAAGCATTCCATTTAAATATATTCTGTATTCTTAAAGATCGGATGAAATGCAAATAGTATGATACATGTTCTGATGAAACAGTCTTGTCCTTCATCCCAGCGCCTTCGTAGTATAACAAACAgataacattttttgttttgatgcATAATGATCTGGCTGTGGGAATGAGAATATACCACAACGGTCCAACCACATAAATAAACTATTCATAAGGcatgtagtattgtcggttgtcgaatcgtctatgtaatctttcctatatcataattgtaagatcgtaATAAAGCAGCATTAAAAAAGCTAtcctaatgataaaaaaatgtatGGTGAATTGGTGATGCCTTATATGGTGAACTTTGGGATGGAAAGCGAGAGAATTCGTAAAGCTTCAGTATATCCTAATGATTTATGtacttaatattatattatgtgtTAGTGGTTTAACATGTTGATTTTGTAGTTGTTGtttattactccctccgtttcgaTTTAATTGTCATTTCAAGGAAAATTtttcgtttcaaaataaatgtcgTTTTAGAGTTTCAATGCAACATTTATTAATAAGATTCTCCACTTTATTTTTCTATCGGTTGAAATATAGTTAGGTGTACaggtaattgtgtttttattttggaaatatacaaaatcatatgTTTTTTAATCTGTGTGCATAAACATAAAacgacaattaaaatgaaacggaggaagtatgttattatcaataaaacaaaactacaaacctttttctaataaaaagataaaaatattaaaaaaaatcatgttgcTTTCCATGTCAAACCTGTCTCGTTAGTTgtcaataatttattttctcaaagtgatattattaattattgtaaCTTGGTTTTATAAGTGTCATGAAACCGTTGTTAAACATGACATAATTTGTCACTCGACAAGTATTGATATAGTTAAATTAAATGGTAAATTGTACACAACTTGTACTTTGTCATAGACTCCGCATATTATGTATCACGTGAAAATGATAGTGAAACTTTCACTTCTTTGATGATGATTGTTGAGGATATATCATCTCATAGATGCttatgatatgttttttttttttggatttaaagATTCTTTATGTCTCTTAAGCATCTTACATATTTTTGATTACATGAAATTTGATTTCTTTTCATGTCtaagtttcaaaaattaaatcGTTTTGTTTTGTATGTACAGTCGGATATCACATAGACGTTATTTATTCTATCAttgacatattttaaaattcaaagcTTATTGGACTTCACAAGTTCTCCTAACCTCCTAGATGCTAAGCAAGCATGACCCAGTAATCTCCGATAGCAAATCATCGGAAACTGATTTTAAACATGAGTATAACTTTGTCCTGACTTTTCAACCTCCCCAGAACCACCTCTTGATGAACTCGAACAAGCTACTAGCTATCTTAAATAAGGAATCACGAATCCACACCAAAATCATCTTAAAATCATGGAGAAGTGCAATTTCTTAGAGTTTCTTCGCATCTATGACGAAAACATACATAACAAGTGTATCAGATAAAACACACTTTTAATTGCTTAACATATGGGTATATAATGGGCATTCATAAACTGGATACAACCCATTAAGCCGTTATGTTTCGGACCACATTAATGTCACTTACTCTGCGAAAACCAGACTAATCTGTGGAACGTAAATAAAATCAGGACCAGGTTCGGTTTGATCGGTCGAGTTGTACCATGTCTGCTAATACTGAACATCAAACCGGATTAAAACCAAATCAATCCATTTGCTCACCACTAACTTTGACGCCAGATTTACTGTTTAGTCCCAATGTATACCACTTCCTAAATCTTTGTATATCAATCATACACTGGCTAATCCTTCATTAAATTTCTAAAGCAAGAATTAACATTATTATATTCTAAGATGGTTGTTTATTTGCGTTTTGACCTACCAGCCCCGCCTACCCATGCAAGCGTTTGCTTTTTGAATGAACCCTTCTGTGAAACAtctaaaaatagaaatgaaaagAAGGAAGCCAAAAACATAGAGAGTGTAATGGAAAACGAGTGTTTGAAAAAAGATGTTTAAGTAGATGAGAATATTGTAAGATCAGTCAGAGGGAAGAGATTAGGGAAGAAATGAAGATGAATCAAGAAACTTGATGGACAAGGTGAGAAAGATGACCGTTTCTgctgattttttaataatattacaaTTATTCGAAATATTGCATAGATGATTCTACGGTCGGCAATTCTATTTGGTTGTATCACTCTAAGATGTCTTATGagcataattatttttagtttttcctGGATTCAAACTCAGACTTCATGTTGGGCTTCCACACTTTGTTTTTTCCTTAAGTCTTGTTTAAATAGCATGTTCGTTTATTagtcgagaaaaaaaaatatgaaagctATATAACCTTTGTTATGGTGATTCCTTATTACGCCCAATGGACCAtcattttttccatattaactAAAATATTCTAATTCGCTATTTTTCTGTTGGAGATATAACTATATAAGACATATATTCTCATGTGTTgttgattttgaaaattattgttttggaaaagattattatttaattatttttgacaCCTTTTGCATGAAGAAAATCTCATAACCTTTTTGAGCACATTATAAAACTGAGATAATATGTGTTTTTACTAGTTTATAGCatatgttttgagtttttaTCAAGTCAAATTAATCAAACTGCGTTGTATTGATGGAAAACACACTGCTATCTTCTGAAATTGTCCAAGTATATCATAGGATAGGATTGGCGGTGAGAAAAGGATAACCATTGCGAAAGCTTTTGACACTGTGAAATGGGTATTTTTCAGCTGCTTACCAAGTTGCAACATTCAGGAAACTCTCATTCGCTAGTTGGAGGGGTGTGTTTGTACCCCCTTCATTTTCTGTTGCATTCAATAATTCTACCTACGATTACTTTAAAGGCAATTGAGGTTTTCATCAAGGGGATTCCCTTATCCCCTTATCTCTTTGTCTTGGTCATGAATGTCTTTCTATGGCTCAGGATAAAGCTGCTGCAAATGGACAATTTCTCTACCATTCTTGATGTGGTAAAGCTAATCTTACTCATTTATCATTTGCTGATGATTTGCTCATTTTCTTAGATGGTTCTCTCTCTTCTGTCTAGCCATTCTTAGCGTGCTAAAATACTTTGAGGAAAGATCAGGACTGGCCATTagcttgcaaaaaaaaaaaaccctgtCTATTCTCAGCAGGTTTGAGTGATGGAGAAGTTGAAAATATAAGGTCACAAACTGTTCTCTCTTCTGGAGTTCTGCCTACTGAACTGATAGCAACAGGTGAAAAGAAAACAATGTTTGAAACTACCATTGAActgacactacaagaaaacatattttttacaagggCAATATACGTtgtaacttcgtcgtaaacggGGTGTTACGACGAATGAACCGCGAAacacgtttcgtcgtaaaacgcCCATCGTAACCgacgtttcgtcgtaaatgacttgttaagtttacgacgaaatatattcctcgtaaagcgcagggcagagattcgtcgtaaacgaCACGTAAAATTTCGTGGTAAACTCCACGTAATGGATTCGATGTAAAGCACACGTAAACATTTTCGTTGTAACACCCTCGTAAATGTTTCGATGTAAACTCCACGTAACATTTCgatgtaaagaccacgtaaaatcTTCGATGTAAAAGACTCGTAATTATTTTCGACGGTAatcagttgtaaatgtttacgtCGAGCCTACATCGACGtttcgttttataatatattttgaatattatttttaacctcaaatatatatatataaatttgaatttatttaaaattctgaattttaaataattttaattttaaaacgaaatatgaaaataaaaaacatttataaaaaagcatttaaaagtcataatatttaaattcataatacaaaccaaaatattaaaaaaactacatatcatCGAAGTAGTCGGTGGGGTTGCTCGGCTGTTGACGGGTTGGATCGGACTCTTGGGGATCTCGTACTGGCAACCCAAGAGCGGCTCGTCTCTGACTCAACATTCTCTGCATAACCGGGTTTCCCACGGCCATCACGTCTAGCAAATCCTCAAGAGAGTCTAAACGAACCTGCTGGCTATCCATTCGAGCTTTCATCTGAGAAGTCTCTTCATCCCGTCTCGAAGTGTATGACGAAGTTGCCCTTGCAACTTGGTTAACAGAGCCTATACCGACTATTCGTCCCTTCTTTCTAGGAGccagctataaaattaaaacatatattaatatagttattaaaaataatgtaaacaaaaatttttagttgtactacctcttcgaagattctgtcggcttcttcggtggacaatgtgacgggtaatccatcgggagaCTCCTGAGTTAGTTGCGTCTCCCGTTCTTCAATCCGAGTAGCCACTGCTTGAGCGAGTTTCTCAGATGCAGGATCCACAAAAACTCCGTCGGATGTGGCGTGAGTCATCTTGAATAGGTCAGACAGAGATGGTAAGACTCCCGTCTTctccaactacaaaaaaaaaatattaaaaattatattaattgaatattttaaaataaatatttaaaaacaaaacttacaacTTCTAGACGGATGCCTGCATGTGGTTTTTGGCCGGTTCTGTGAAGCATGGGCAAATTACCATCTTTATCCTTCGTTCTTCGAGAAGCCGAGCACGAATTGGCCTTTTTGATCGAAGAGGGGTGCTTCCAGTaggcgatgaggccatcccacacatccttcgtgagctcagtgggctttccctcatacccgtcgagctcccacttgtccttccaatcggagactgtgttgcagaggcggatctttgcttttgcaacgaattccgccttcaccatctcggtgattcccaaagaccaatgccacttttgctgaaacacaaaaaatttgaaaaaattacaattaataataatatttaaaaaatatatacatatttaaaagtgaaaatttaattaaatttaaaaatcttaccgcaaacattttaaaccaagTGATCTTAACGTGATTTGGAGTCTTGCTCCAGTTCGGATATGCCCCGTCGTAGTAACCCTTAATCGTTTTCGAAACGCTCCGGCCAACACGGTTGTTAGCCCCAAACCTGAAAGGAAAACAATTTAAccgttaaaaaataaaaataatttaaattttaatgtaataaaaattaataacttaccAATAAGTTCCTCGGGGTCTATCGGGGTCTAGAACATCCAAACCCTCCCGTCCAGGCTGGGCAAGCAAATCCTCTACCGTATATCTCGCGAATGGGGCATATGAAGGCACACGCAAATCCGGATGAACTGCACCTTCTGGGACAGGCTCAGGTGCAgccgctggaggaggaggtggaggcataTGCGGTGGAGGCATTTGCGGTGGAGGCATATGCGGTGGAGGAGGACTCCAAGCAACTCTCTGAGAAGGCTGAGAGTCTGGAACTGCGGTGGAGGATGATGGACCGGAAGACGATGGACCGGAAGAAGATGTACCGGAACCATCGTCGCCAAACAAATCTCTATAGCTAGGTGCTCTGGATTTTCTTCTAGGAGCCatctaaaaaaactaaaataaatttaatcaattacgacataataaaaatattattccgttacctaactaatcacctaaactaattacctaactaatcacctaaactaattccgttacctaactaatcacctaaactaatttaaaaaaaaaaaaaaagagagaagagagagtttacctTAGAGAGAGCAAAGGAATTTGGGAGGAATGAGCGAGGCAGCCTCGCTCTCGGCGTCTCcttatatagattaggattcgtcgtaaaagcgacgtaattttacgacgaatttaccaggcccgcgtttttccatttacgacgaatttaccaggcccgcgttttttcatttacgacgaaattaccaggcccgtgtttttcgttttacgacgaaattaccaggcccgcgtttttccatttacgacgaaattacgacgcttaaccctaaacaccgagaatgaaatccctaaaccccaaagtcacatatcatctaacatcatatcttatttcatactacttcttactctttcttttagaaaatgttacaatagagaaatccaacatttgatacatatattacatcactctaaatcgttttcgttctcatcactattacatcactctaaatcgttttcgttctcatcactatcattacaatcatcatcgtcgcttctctcgaactcgtcttCACGTGCTTCATCTGTCGCATCTTCGGGAATATCTTCATATTGAAAGTTTTGCGGGTCGATCAAAAGGATTTCATCAGTTGGTTGTTCTGGTACCTCAACTTCAGTGATAGCGTCTTCTTCTTGCAAGGGCGGTTCTTCTCCAACGACAATGCGtccacgaggtgtaactttgatagcAGTTACCCAGTTTATCCCGGAAGTTCGAAgccgaggataaggaaggaagctaacttgctcggcttgtgaagctaaaatgaaaggctcaaatttgttgtatcttctcccaaaattgacatccacaacaccaaatttgttataccGAATCCCTCGGTTCACAACAggatcgaaccattcacatttgaagaggacgcattttagcttcaataaccccggaaattccacttcaataatctcctgcAATATCCCGTAAAAGTCTGTttcacctttcacacatattccgtaGTTACTCGTTGCCCGATGTCTCCCATACTCGTATGTGTGAAAGGTAaatcctcgtgtgaaatacataggtgatgtggtgacctttgcaACTGGACCTTGAACCAATTCGTGAAACCATACGGGATAATAAggatcgtcataatcaacctgcaaaaaacatatatatattcttaaacacttacttaattaatataatagtatGAGATATATTACCTGTGATTTTAACCACTTGACAAAGTGCTTATCTTTACGTGTATCCACATCAGTTGCAGATATTCCTGGTATTGCTTCTTCAACTTGAGATACAAACATCCTGCAAATTGaacaaataatcaaatcatacataattaattttaattcatataattaacattcacaaaaatatttaccttTCAAAGTAACGGGTCATTGCATCCTCGCAGTTGAGCAGAATATAAGTGTGGGCactatgtttatcttcttcACATGACCACCATACTTCTTTCGTTTTACCACCAAACCGTCCAATTTCGCAGAAAATGTCAGGAACACCATCAATTGGATATGATGTCGgtactccaccatcatcatatctcctAGGAACTCTTTTTCTCGTACGAACAGTTGGAGCAAAGTAGTATGATGTGAAGTTAGATGTTTCGGCTGTCAAACTCCCTGCAATTATTGAACCTTCTACCTTTGCAAGATTTCTTGCTTTCCCCTTCAAATGTTTCATCTGTCGCTCATacggatacatccatccgttgtgaacaggtccacgaagcaatgcttcatacggTAGGTGGAcaactagatgctccatgacgtcaaaaaatgaaggaggaaatatcttctccaggtTGCACAATATGATCGGAATGTTCTGATGAAGTTGTTCGATGACTTCTTCTTTGAACGTACGTGTGCTAAGATCTCTGAAAAATGCTCCGATggctgtatattttaaaaggaatcaaattaataacatttcgtaacatatgtatatatataaatttataattacctgcaagtgcttcgtgGACatttgctggaaggagctcggcaaaagcaaatggaagcagtcgttgcataaacacatgacaatcatgacttttcATTCCGGAGAACTTTTGACCTCGTTCAATACATCTTgacatatttgaaacataaccaTCAGGAAACTTAACTTCCGATGCAACCCAGTCAAACAAGGTTGTTTTGGCTGCTGATGACAACCGGAAGATGGGAACAGGAACGTTTCCATTGCTCTTGATATGTAACtcacttcttgagcaaatatcaggTAAGTCCATCCTTgactttttgttatcttttgtcttcccagggacgttaagtaatgtattcatgatgttctcaaaaaagtttttctcgatatgcatgacatccaGATTGTGGCGTaagagaagatccttccaatagggtagctcccaaaatatactcttcttatgCCAATTGTGAGATACACCATACCCATCAGGCATATTTCCAGGAACATGCCAATTTCCTCCAACCTTAACTGTTTCCTGAGCTCCGTAATAATCAATGTCCGCTTCGATCTGCTGGCCGGTGAGATATGGAGGAGGACTGTCTCTCACAATTTTTTTGTGTCGAAACAATGTCTTATTTCTTCTGTACGGATGGGCAAGTGGAAGAaaccgacgatgacaatcaaaccaacaactcttcctaccattcttcagttgaaaagcATCCGTGGATCCAAGACAATACGGACAAGATAATCTTCCATGTGTTGTCcagccagacaacatcccataagcAGGAAAATCACTTATCGTCCACATCAGAactgctcgcatcgtaaaattgtttttcaaggaacaatcgtacgtcctcaccccttctgaccacaattgctttagctcttctatcaacggttgaagaaaaacatcaagAGACCGTTTTGGATGCTTCGGCCCTGGGATTAATATGgtcaaaaatagaaattcttgttccatgcacatatccggcggtaaattatacggcgtaagaatgactggccacaaagaatattgtctaccagacattccaaatggactaaatccatcggtgcataacccaagatagacattccgaatatttgtagcaaaatctccgtgtaccttgttgaaatgtttccacgctcttgcgtctgatggatgtgcaacctcaccatctctctggacatgttcggcatgccacctcatcgacgcagcagtcctctcagattgatataatcttttcaatctgtctgtaattggtaggtaccacatcctttggtacggtaccctattcctcccacggccttgcggtttgaatcgtggttttttgcagaatcgacactcttctaacttgtcatcttccttccagtagatcatgcagttgtcgatgcaaacatcaatcatctccgagggtaacccaagactataaaccaatttctgaatctcataataagattcagcag comes from Brassica rapa cultivar Chiifu-401-42 chromosome A02, CAAS_Brap_v3.01, whole genome shotgun sequence and encodes:
- the LOC117131795 gene encoding uncharacterized protein LOC117131795; its protein translation is MSGRQYSLWPVILTPYNLPPDMCMEQEFLFLTILIPGPKHPKRSLDVFLQPLIEELKQLWSEGVRTYDCSLKNNFTMRAVLMWTISDFPAYGMLSGWTTHGRLSCPYCLGSTDAFQLKNGRKSCWFDCHRRFLPLAHPYRRNKTLFRHKKIVRDSPPPYLTGQQIEADIDYYGAQETVKVGGNWHVPGNMPDGYGVSHNWHKKSIFWELPYWKDLLLRHNLDVMHIEKNFFENIMNTLLNVPGKTKDNKKSRMDLPDICSRSELHIKSNGNVPVPIFRLSSAAKTTLFDWVASEVKFPDGYVSNMSRCIERGQKFSGMKSHDCHVFMQRLLPFAFAELLPANVHEALAAIGAFFRDLSTRTFKEEVIEQLHQNIPIILCNLEKIFPPSFFDVMEHLVVHLPYEALLRGPVHNGWMYPYERQMKHLKGKARNLAKVEGSIIAGSLTAETSNFTSYYFAPTVRTRKRVPRRYDDGGVPTSYPIDGVPDIFCEIGRFGGKTKEVWWSCEEDKHSAHTYILLNCEDAMTRYFERMFVSQVEEAIPGISATDVDTRKDKHFVKWLKSQVDYDDPYYPVWFHELVQGPVAKVTTSPMYFTRGFTFHTYEYGRHRATSNYGICVKGETDFYGILQEIIEVEFPGLLKLKCVLFKCEWFDPVVNRGIRYNKFGVVDVNFGRRYNKFEPFILASQAEQVSFLPYPRLRTSGINWVTAIKVTPRGRIVVGEEPPLQEEDAITEVEVPEQPTDEILLIDPQNFQYEDIPEDATDEAREDEFERSDDDDCNDSDENENDLE